In Tripterygium wilfordii isolate XIE 37 chromosome 23, ASM1340144v1, whole genome shotgun sequence, one genomic interval encodes:
- the LOC119992967 gene encoding protein indeterminate-domain 7-like, whose translation MIDGFKFVSSSPSFMMDESMSNLTSASGEVSASSGARIEIGSGYAEAPPAKKKRSLPGNPDPDSEVIALSPKSLLATNRYVCEICNKGFQRDQNLQLHRRGHNLPWKLKQRSNKEVISKKVYVCPETSCVHHDPSRALGDLTGIKKHFCRKHGEKKWKCEKCSKKYAVQSDWKAHSKICGTREYRCDCGTLFSRRDSFITHRAFCDALAEESAREITTQIQQPGTSGSQLISLQQLNTHGGHVLQELPVKREAEYNLLFNQKPGHHNNIPPWLAGEAAAAAPSPSQTSLSSPLFSSNTLDIPQPFGHQANPNPPLSHFQTPTTFPPMSATALLQKAAQMGVTMSSSNKPSPSPEPAVHRPHQVHMSEANAGTTTGGLGLSSCESGFVPNKAAASGFMELATANTAAPSSSFLHDMMTSLSSGFDGSPSFGQAFIGMLNPKRPKNTHFQESNTTTTPSKSADQSQLSRSDDSLTRDFLGLKAFSHSEFLNMVNLDHINSSSTREQQQNQNQTP comes from the exons ATGATTGATGGCTTTAAG TTTGTGTCATCATCCCCAAGTTTTATGATGGATGAGAGTATGTCCAATTTGACTTCTGCATCTGGTGAAGTAAGTGCTTCTTCTGGTGCAAGAATTGAAATTGGTTCTGGGTATGCAGAGGCACCACcagcaaagaagaaaagaagtttACCAGGAAACCCAG ACCCAGATTCAGAAGTGATAGCTTTATCTCCAAAGAGTCTCTTGGCAACAAACAGATATGTGTGTGAGATCTGTAACAAAGGGTTTCAGAGAGACCAGAACCTTCAGCTTCATAGAAGAGGACACAACTTGCCATGGAAGCTAAAGCAAAGATCAAACAAAGAGGTGATCAGCAAGAAAGTTTATGTGTGCCCAGAAACATCATGTGTGCACCATGACCCTTCAAGGGCTCTGGGAGACCTCACTGGGATCAAGAAACACTTTTGCAGAAAGCATGGTGAGAAGAAGTGGAAGTGTGAAAAGTGCTCAAAGAAATACGCTGTTCAATCAGATTGGAAAGCTCACTCCAAGATTTGTGGCACCAGAGAGTACAGATGTGATTGTGGCACCCTTTTCTCAAG GAGGGACAGTTTCATCACTCACAGAGCCTTCTGTGATGCTTTAGCAGAAGAGAGTGCAAGAGAAATCACAACCCAAATACAACAACCAGGCACATCAGGGTCCCAATTAATCAGTTTGCAACAACTAAACACCCATGGTGGTCATGTCCTCCAAGAACTTCCAGTCAAAAGAGAAGCAGAATACAACCTTCTTTTCAATCAAAAACCAGGTCATCATAACAATATCCCACCATGGTTAGCTGGagaagctgctgctgctgccccAAGCCCCTCACAGACTAGTCTTTCTTCACCATTGTTTTCATCAAACACTTTAGATATTCCCCAGCCATTTGGACACCAAGCAAACCCTAATCCTCCCCTCTCTCACTTTCAAACACCAACTACTTTCCCACCCATGTCTGCTACTGCATTGCTGCAAAAAGCAGCTCAAATGGGTGTGACCATGAGCAGCAGCAACAAACCCTCCCCATCACCTGAGCCAGCAGTCCATAGGCCCCACCAAGTTCACATGTCTGAAGCAAACGCTGGTACTACTACTGGTGGTCTGGGTTTGTCCTCATGTGAAAGTGGGTTTGTCCCAAATAAAGCTGCTGCCTCTGGTTTCATGGAACTAGCAACTGCAAACACTGCAGCCCCTTCTTCTTCGTTTCTCCATGATATGATGACTTCTTTGTCATCTGGGTTTGATGGGTCGCCATCTTTTGGTCAGGCTTTCATTGGAATGTTGAATCCAAAAAGACCAAAGAATACCCACTTTCAGGAAAGTAATACTACTACTACTCCTTCAAAATCAGCAGATCAATCTCAACTAAGCAGAAGTGATGATAGTTTGACGAGAGATTTCTTGGGTCTAAAAGCATTTTCTCACAGTGAGTTTCTCAATATGGTTAATCTCGATCACATAAACTCTTCCTCCACACGTGAACAACAGCAGAATCAGAACCAAACACCTTAG